The Raphanus sativus cultivar WK10039 chromosome 6, ASM80110v3, whole genome shotgun sequence sequence AACATTCGAATGTTTTTTCGTCGTTTAGACCGGTAAGTGAAGAAGCTCACTATATTTTTCCTGATTAAATAAAGAAATTAGATTCCTCTTTGATGTTGTAGATTCAAATCCTaacattaatttttctttttttctgagaacaaaaatttaaattttttgaaaatataagaaattgaatggtaaaattttggttttcatggttttatatcataaaatctTTATAGCGTATATATACTAATCCGACTtcaaaaactaagaaaaaataaagttaaatataaaaaatgaatgatttaaaaattaaataaaaaatttaaaattgaagTAAAGGTTAGAAATAAAAGGTTAAAGATAGATAAACAAtgttaaaaatagataaataagaATTTCTAGTAAGAAAACATTAacaaattgacaaaaaaaaaagtaagaaaacaTTAACCAGAAAGTTAGTGGAGAGGGGAAAAAAACAATattgtgaaaaagaaaaaatatttaaggcAGGTTAAAAAGTTACGGCCTCGTgtttttcttattctttcttCGCGATCTCCTCCATGTTCGGTTGTTAGAACATTTGTTTCCTCATCTCAATCCTCGTACCTTTCTCGGTGAGTTCTGGATCTGCTGAATCTCAAAATTCTCAAAATTCTCTTCTTAGATCGTTAATTAGATTAGGCTTAGTTGGTGAATTATGAATAGAGATTTTGTGTAGAATTGTCGTCGCTTTGATTGGGTGAGTTTTTCATCTTAAATGGAATTTCTTCCTAGTATGGATCTGAGTGTGCCTTGATCTCAAAGTTAATTATCATGAATTTCTCTTTTAGAACTAACACCAATGAGTAACTATCGAGAAGGAGACATGTCTTCTTGTCTGCGCCCAGTTCGGGTTTAAGAGCTAATAATAGGAGAAACGAACCGATAAAAAGTATATTCTCTGCTGTCACAATCGAGAAATATTATTGTTGTTATATTtgaatagattttttaattatgtttagcAAAAGCATTGAttcatatatatagttatataaccTACCAGATCAAATTTTGACTTCTTCACATCATGTTTGACCTTTGTAACAGAGTATTAATAatcttttaattaattaacaaatgaCAGAATAGCCTCCTTCGTTCCTGTCTTCTCATCATGGCTTCCAGCGTCTCAGATATCTTCTCGACTGCTCCTGCTCTCCAGAGTAACATCGGAATCTTGTCTCCTGATCAGGTTTGTGTTGATATGTGCTGGGActtgtttattttcatttgtgaTTCTTAATGGTTTTGTTTTTCAGATCGAATTGGCCAAGATCCTATTAGAGAATGGTCAGAGTCATCTATTCCTGCACTGGTCTGAACCAGGCGTCTGTGACAAAGAGAAGCTAGCATTCTTTGATCAGGTTTTTGTTTCTGTTCTTCCTAACCTTTGTTAATTATTTcatccaaaaaatatattctttttaattaaatttcgGAATGAATTCAATTAATATTCTtgaaataattgtattttttagATTGCTCGCTTAAATTCAAGCTATCCAGGGGGGTTAGCAGCATACATTAAGACTGCTAAAGAGCTTCTGGCTGATTCAAAGCTAGGGAAGAACCCATACGATGGTTTCTCTCCTTCTGTAAGTAATcacatctttttcttttttattttgaatatagaATGGGTTAttcttgtgtgtgtttttgacAAAAAGGGGTCTTGCAGGTTCCTTCAGGCGAAAACCTTACTTTTGGTGATGATAGTTTCATTGAAATGGAGAAAAGAGGTGTCGTCGAAGCTAGGAAAGCTACTTTTGTTCTTGTTGCTGGTGGGCTTGGTGAGCGTCTTGGTTACAATGGAATCAAGGTAAATTCATTGACTTAAATTCACTTACTCATTGACAGGACATATATAAGACTGTTGCTTTTAACAACTTGTTCACTCAAGTAATACAACTTCCTGTTCAATAATTCCATCCTTTTGAGCTCTTAGTGTTATATGGCATGCTTTCCATCAATATCGTAAAGCGGCATAAAAATTGTGAAACCTGGGTTTACTTGACGCTTTGAGATATACCTCTAGACATACTTGATCCAATTATTATGAATCCATTTCTTCAGGTTGCACTTCCAAGGGAGACAACTACTGGGACATGCTTTTTGCAGCACTACATTGAATCAATATTGGCTCTTCAAGAAGCTAGCCACAAGGTCGCTTCTGGTAtgtttgtaactttttttttgacacaATATTAGCATGTTATGCATATCCAATTTTCCTTGTATATGATATTTGGCATTTTACATTCAACATAAATGAGTACCTTTTTCACATCTCTCATCTCTAATCGTAATTGTACATCTCGCAGATGGAAGTCAGACAGATATTCCTTTCATTATCATGACCTCTGATGATACACATTCACGCACACAAGATCTGTTAGAGTTAAACTCTTACTTTGGGATGAAACCTACACAAGTACATCTCTTAAAACAGGTAAAATGATCAGCGACTAATATCCCtgaaaagagtttttttttcaaagtgtAAAATGTCTTGAAAAATAGTGCACAactgcttcttctttttttttgtgtaggaAAAAGTTGCATGTCTTGATGACAATGATGCTAGACTTGCGTTAGACTCCAACAACAAATACAAGATCCAGGTACATTGTGCATGTCTTGTTGATGTTTTCCTAATCTACCAGAATATTTATCAAGTTAACTCTCGAGTTTGTTGTCTGTTCATAGACAAAGCCTCATGGTCATGGCGATGTACATTCGCTTCTCTATACCAGTGGTCTTCTTGATAAATGGTATTTCTTCTATCAAATATTTCCTCTAATATCTATAAGCAATAACTTTGCTACCTACAAATTTTACTCTGTTTTATTTGTTGCAATTTCAGGCTCGATGCTGGTCTTAAATGGGTTTTGTTTTTCCAAGATACAAATGGACTTCTCTTCAATGTTAGTAGCATCTAGCTAACTCCTGTGCTGTAATTGTTAACTATTCATATAATTCTGAttggaaatattataaattccTTGGTACAGGCAATTCCAGCTTCTCTGGGTGTGAGTGCTACTAAACAATATCATGTTAACTCTCTGGCTGTTCCCCGCAAGGCGAAAGAAGCTATTGGAGGAATTACTAAACTTACCCATGCTGATGGTAACATTATactgaaatattaaaaaagaatcaGTCCatacattttcttttctaatagcTGAGAGTATTGATTTTTCAAATGATTTCTAGGCAGATCTATGGTGATCAACGTGGAGTATAATCAACTTGATCCTCTACTTAGAGCATCTGGTTTCCCTGACGGGGATGTTAATTCTGAGACAGGCTATTCCCCTTTCCCTGGAAATATTAATCAAGTGGGTTGCCTTGGTACTTGATGAGTATATAGTTTATCTCTGATTAAGGAAGATTTTAAAGTCTCTTGATGTTTtgtgtatgattttttttaatacgcAGTTGATTCTTGAACTTGGTCCATACAAAGAAGAGTTGCAGAAAACTGGAGGGGCCATTAAGGAGTTTGTTAATCCAAAGTAACTCTTCTTTCTACCTCCCCTTGATTCTTCTGtatcattgtttttattattagcAGAAACTTTCGATTCTATACTTTGAACATCTATTTTGTGGGTTTGTATAACAGATACAAGGATAGCACCAAGACATCATTTAAATCTTCAACTCGTCTAGAGTGTATGATGCAAGACTATCCAAAGACATTGCCACCAACAGCACGTGTTGGATTCACGGTAACTGCTATCTGTAGAGTAAAAAAATAGTACTTTAAGTTATTAACTGCTTGTTCTGACAATGCTTCCTCTTGTAGGTGATGGATATATGGCTTGCTTATGCACCCGTTAAGAATAACCCCGAGGATGCTGCTAAGGTTATATACTAATTAATGAAGCTCATTTTCTTAAACTTTCTTGAGATTAATCAACTTGTTAAACTCATTTTCTCTGTCAAATATGAATGAAGGTACCAAAAGGAAACCCATACCACAGTGCAACTTCTGGAGAAATGGCCATTTATCGTGCTAACAGCCGTATTCTTCAAAAGgtaatttaagtttttttttttttttacatatgcCTCTAAAGACTTTTAGTCTGAGCCAAAAATTTCTTAAGTAGTCTTCTCCATGATTGTTTATAGTGCGCTAAagcatctttctttttttggttttactaATTCCCAAGGCTGGTGTCAAAGTGGAAGAGCCTGTGAAGCAGGTCTTGAACGGCCAAGAAGTTGAAGTATGGTCTCGTATCACATGGAAACCCAAATGGGGAATGATCTTTTCTGATATCAAAACGAAAGTCAGTGGGAACTGCGAGATCTCTCAGAGATCCACAATGGCTATTAAGGGTCGTAATGTGTTGGTTGAAAATCTCTCCCTGGATGGTGCTCTTATTGTAGACTCCATTGATGATGCAGAGGTATGGAAAGTCCATTCTTATCTCTTGGGTTATATAGTATCATATAAAGTGACTTATTATTCATCATGACGAGAAACAGGTAAAACTTGGAGGCTCGATCAAGAACAATGGTTGGACCATGGAAACTGTAGACTACAAGGACACATCGGTTCCAGAGGAAATAAGAATCAGAGGTTTTAGATTCAACAAAGTGGAGCAACTCGAAAAGAAGTTCACTCAACCTGGGAAATTTTCTTTGGAGGATTAAAAAAGAGTTAGCAAATTTGGAAACGCCAAATGATCTATTTGTCTTTCTTTTACACCTTCATTCATCCAACGAGACATGTTTTCTTTACGATATTTACTTTAATGTTCATTTTACTAACGATAttcaatatttgattttatggtCTTATGAAACATACTGGCGGTTTTTACTTCTTATGTACGTTAAGGTAGCTACAAAAGTAGTACCCAGGGGCGGTTTTAGATGTATGTAAAAATTGAATCACCACTTGATCTCTAGCTCACTTTATTAGTGTAGTACTCAGGCTCATACGCTGTAATAGAGCATTGAGAAGCTGTCAACTGAGTACTGAGATATTCATGAGATTTCATAGCTTAAATTGCACCAGAGGTTTTGAGTCAGAGTGAAAACTATTCCAATTATGATCATGCTTAGACAGAGGAAGTGGTTATGTATTCACCTTTTGAGGCAAATTTGTGAGAAGGGATTACAACATGTTGTTGCTTTAGGAATGACACTCAGCAGACATCTTGACAAAAACATTCCCAAGTGATAAAATACATCGAAGCATTGGCAGAACCCCTATCCACCCTGTCGGTTCAATCCCGTTAATCATCAAAGCTAGCGATGTCCAGCACGCGATTGAGTTCGCAGTAATAGTTTACAATTAAATCAGGCTGTCCCTGCTTGAAATTAACTTGAATTTTAAACTACGTAAATGATGAAGAAAATCAACTatttaaaccttaaattcttggataaatccGGAATTTTtggataaactctaaatccttgaatgaatcatagttttaaaaactaaaaaaaaaatttgcaactacaactgtttttatttattttaactatttattttaaaaatataatataatttaggGCCCTATaatttaaacaagatttttttttcctttttaaaaaaaatattaaatataaaaaaaaatcctatgGTCGATGAACCTAAAAGATTTACCTAGGGATGAATCCAAGAATAAGTCAAAATTAAATAGGTGCCCAGAGAACTAGCACGAGACACAAGTTATAGCACACCCTTGAAGCCAGCATCTCCACAAAGATCAACAATGGCAGGCTGCTGCCTCATGTTCCAGGAGTAAACCCAAGTAGCATGGATCACCTCTTGCAACGTAAGACCTATATACCTCTGGTCCCTAATCCTATCAGCTATATCACAGTGGACCCGTTCCAAGACTTTGAGAAATGAGTCATTTGCCAAGTTTGAAGAGATGATACAAGATGCAAAATTGAAGCCGATGTATTCCTGAACTCAGTGAAACTATCAGGGGATAACAGAACTTCTCTTGCAAGCAAATAGTGGGACTCAAAAATTATGTTCTGCTGATGAGTAGAGCTCATACTCTCAACGGTCAAGAACAAACAAAGAGCTCAGCTTTCCAACACGTTTTCATACCCATAAAGGTCCGGCAACTATGTAAAATTATAAACCCTCTGAATCCCATAAAATCTACTCCGCACCACTATTACCATTCAGGCCAAGCCAAGCAACACCAATGCTATACTTCAGGAAACCCGCAGCAGGGGCGACCAAGAGGCTCTTGGGACCAGTGCCGTAGCCACTTCACTGGACGTCATGGTACTACCAGAATTAAAATAAAGCCAAATCTCTGCTTCGAGGGCTATAGACAGGCCTGAGGCAAATATTATATGTTCATTTTGAAACTCCAGAGTGTTTGGGTCGTCCATAATTGTCATAACATTTACGGAAATGACATTAGGAATCACATAATCCTTGAACTAAGAAGAAGTCTTTACCCTTGGTGTATGTAATACACAACTGAGCTGTTCCTTTGATGTATGTCATCAACCACTGCATAGCTTCCCAATGCAGTTCTCCAAGACTACTCATAAATCTACTTTCCAAACTAATTCATTGAGAGCCGCGTACATGATGCTTCCAATAGGACTTGTGTTTGAAACTGTGTATGTGTCTAACAGTTCATAATCGCCTTCAACATCACACAATTTTAAGTGAGCTCCAATTGGCCTATTTGACTTCTTTGATTCTGCCATATTGAATTTCTTAGAATCTTCTGTGAATTTTTTTTGAGATATGCTTTATCACGTgtgaaattatttttgataatctaaactattaaggcTGAAGTACACTTAACTATGTCCCCTTAAAGTTGctcaaatattacaaaagactgccactgcatttaaaacaaataattaatctaaattactattattatctaACATGATTTGGCCAGATTTAGCTGGATGATTTACttaccaaacttttttttttctgacatcacttaccaaaaacttaaaatgtacATTTAATATCCTGTGCATTGtagttttatatcttatatattatacacatgACATTAAAAAAACACCTGTCAAATGTTAGTGAGTCACcgcatttgtatttttaattttaataatagcatttacattacataatattttatatatacaatgtaaTACTTGCACAAATAGATTAACATTTGGGTTGATATATAGATTCAAAATTGTCATCAATAAGGATCCacttaatcatttataaaacacagtaattaccaatggtttagaaatttataatgattttataaattaaaaacaatcaaaacaatcaataaccattattaaaaaaatgttttcaatatatataagaaaaatacaacaaaaagattaatttcatatactaacttaaattatagtttttatatttgacattaaacttgaagaatataatatatatgattatttataagatgatacatataaaatactattaattatatgattatttatatgatggaccaatacaattaattatatgatgacatatataggatacataatagtgactagggctgggcgttcaggtatccattccgttcgtttcaaatctgtttgagtttcggatttccggggtcaaagatttcaaccccgttcatatatttctaaatttcagttcgaattatcactaggactgggcgttcagatatccatttgggttcgtttcagatctgtttgggttttggatttctcggatcaaaaatttcagtcccattcatatatttttaaatttcagtttgaattacattcagatctttgcggattcagttcgggtttagataacccatttaaattatttttttaaattcactatatattttgaatttcttaaattctataaataaaataatatattgtatataaatttgaataacatatgtcagaatacctaaacttaacatataaattgatttagtttaaattttggatcaaaaatcaaaaattattttaaatatttttgctgttttgaatgtacttccactatgttagatatttatatttgactatttttatatattttcaagtatttaaaccaacctaaaactatcatatatattctgaatattttttatatacattaaaactaaaaataattaatatatataagtatataaatttttttcggATAGAAAACAAATATCCAAGATACTTTGGTTCgtattggttatggtttcggttgtctaaatattaaaattttgatagtttagatatttaatcaattttggttagagtttggtattacttttttggatcgtgatcggttcgattctttagatttgaattttttatccagctttgatattgacatgaaaaataaatagtaatatatttctgaaatatacacccgcacggatgtgcgggtcaaaatctagtctaaacTATTAAGACTGAAGTACACTTAACTATGTCCCCTTAAAGTTGCTCAAATATTACAAAGGACtgccactgcatttaaaacaaataattaatctaaattactattattatctaACCGGATTTGGCCAGATTTGGCTGGATGATTTACttaccaaactttttttttctgacatcacttaccaaaaacttaaaatgtacGTTTAATATCCTGTGCATTGtagttttatatcttatatattatacacattATACACATGACATTAAAAAAACACCTGTCAAATGTtagtgtatttttaattttaataatatcatttacattacagaatattttatatatacaatataatactTGCACAAATAGATTAACATTTGGGTTGATATATAGATTCAAAATTGTCATCAATAACGATCCacttaatcatttataaaacacagtaattaccaatggtttagaaatttataatgattttataaattaaaaacaatcaaaacaatcaataaccattattaaaaaatgttttcaatatatataaaaaaaatacaacaaaaagattaatttcatatactaacttaaattatagtttttatatttgacattaaacttgaaaaatataatatatatatgattatttataagatgatacatataattaactattaattatatgattatttatatgatagactaatacaattaattatatgatgacatatataggatacataatagtgactagggctgggcgttcaggtatccattctgTTCGTTTCAAATCTGTTTGAGTTTTGgatttccggggtcaaagatttcaaccccgttcatatatttttaaatttcagttcgaattatcaCTAGGACTGTGCGTtcagatatccattcgggttcgtttcagatatgtttgggttttggatttCTGGGATCAAAAATATCAGtctcattcatatatttttaaatttcagtttgaattacattcggatctttgcggattcagttcgggttcagataacccatttaaattatttttttaaattaaataaaataatatattgtatataaatttgaataacatatgtcagaatacctaaacttaacatataaattggtttagtttaaattttggatcaaaaatcaaaaattattttaaatatttttgctgttttgagtgtacttccactatattagatatttatatttgactattttatatatattttcaagtatgtaaaccaacctaaaagtatcatatatattctggatattttttatatacattaaaactaaaaataattaatatatatatatatatataatatatataaatctatttcagatacaaaacaaatatcaaaaatactttggttcgaattggttatggtttcggttgtctaaatattaaaattttgatagtttagatatttaatcaattttggttagggtttggtattacttttTTGGATCATGATCGATTCGAtttttcatatttgaattttttatccagctttgatattgacatgaaaaataaatagcaatatatttctgaaatatacacccgcacgggtgtgcgggtcaaaatctagtcaacTCCTTCAAACTCGAGTACTGTATATCCTTTTGCTATTAATTGGGCCTTGTACCTCTTAGGATTAACTCTCAGTATGATTGGTTTCAATTTGAATATCCATTTTCAATATGCTTTTAAAAGATTGTTGGACTGGATATTTCAATGACCTCGGTCCATATAGACTTACTCATAAAGAGAACTGCATAAGTAGTAAATCGtgtatttttcaattaaatcgAACACCAACAAAATACTAAAGTTAATTAGTTAGGTGGAAATTTATGGTTCtgaatatttaagttaaacgaTTAACAATTTCATTCAACAATTCGAAGAAAAGTTATAAATGATAAAAGGAATAAGATGGACCAGTCCGAATCTAAGTGCTCTTCCAAAAGTTTGTATTGAAAGAGACCGAGTTTCTGTTGTATTGAACTAAACTAAGGTACGTAAGTCATCAATCCAATTAAATAAACCCACGTCAGCTTTATCCCACGAAAGCAAGATATGAGTCACACGTGATGTTTGTTGTTCCTTCGTTCTCATTTCTTCAAAACGCGGGTTTGCTCCGTTTGCCGCATAGATACGACCGAGTCGCTTTTCTACGcccttattttttatttttattttcttttttcatggAGGATTTCTCTCTTTGCTGTCTTTGATACCTTTTCAATATTCTCTACGTTTCATATAGCTTATTTTTAGAATACATACGCCTCTACATACACATATACAAAATTCCGtatataaaagaagaaatatcGCCTGCTTCACACATTATCAATAcctaaaagaaacaaaaaggagagattcgattaaaaaaaaactaaaaacaacaaaaggaGAACCCCAAATAAAGAGAAAACCTGCAAAGAAGAGGAACAAATTCTCAAATCATCATCAATGGCCAAGAAAGTGAGAAAGCTTCACGTATCGGTGAAGCAGATGAGGCTCCACGGTTTACCGGTTGTTCTCGGAGGCGAAACGGCAGCAAAGAATGTTTCTGCGATGGTGGAGTTGAAATGGAAAGGACCGGTCTCTGGTTTCGGATTGGGGCTCGTCCCTTTCTATCGGTCAAACCGACCCGTCAACCACACGACCTCTAAACCGATTGCTTTGGGCGCAAGCCATGTGGAATGGGAGGAGGAGTTCGAACGGGTTTGTTGCATTGTTGGCCCGTGGAACCTTTCCTTCACTGTCTTTTACGTGAGTTTTCTTAATTATCTTTGAGCATAATTAATAATCAATCTAATGAACGTTTTCAttcaattagttttttttttcatgaccGTAATTTATTTTCCTGGCCGAAACATGGTCTACTATCTTGGTTATTAGGGGGAGACTACAGatgcaaaaaacaaaaaggCTATTGTCGGAAAAGCGTCGTTGGATTTGGCGGAGTTGGCTTCGAAACTCGAATCAACGGTGGAGAGAACGCTTCCGATTAGGTCAAAGGGTTTACTTTGGAAGGAAGCAACCCTTGTGGTAAGCTGGtcaatttaaaatcttaatcacattttaaaactaattaaaaagccgatgacaaaaaaaaaaaactaattaaaaagcCATTACCAGTTTGAACTGTTCTTTGTTCTCTGTTCTCATTGGATATAATCTCGGAAACACCAGGGAAAGCTTACATTTAATTAGTCAATTCCTTTTTAttcaaaagaagaaataaatTAGTAAAGGTAATCTTAATCCTTAATTAATTAAAGACACGCGGGTGTTTCTTTAAATCAGGTCAACGTGACTTTTTCCGAAGTAAGAACCGAACCAGACGACTTTACACAACTCGGTCCGGTAACGGTTGACTCAGCGATCACGACAAATATGCCAAGTCGTCGCGGCGGCGGCATGGATTTCGATTCTTCTTCCTCACCGGCCACCGCTTCAAATTCCGGCGCAGTCAGCCCAATTTTAGGAACGGCGTCGAATTCAAGCCCGGAGAACCAGTCCGAACCGGGTCATAAAGCCGGGTTTAACTGGTGGAAGAGACGACGGTTAAGCTTTTCCATGACCTGGAGAAGAGAACCGGTAACCATCCCGGTTCAGCAAACTTCCAAAACCTAATCCGATTTTAAATCCTAACCGGAACCGGTTTATTTCTTGCAGAGAGAGGAGGAAAGCACAACAAAGATACCGCCGGTGACGTCGACGGAGTCAGAGAAGCCGGCGACGGAACTATCCATCGAGCCGAACAAATGGGTGGCGAAGGATCTCGCGAGCCGCGACGGAAAATCGAAGCTGAGATCGGAGGTCTACACGGCGTCGATCGATCAGAGAAGCGAACAAGCCGGCGGAGAAGCGGCTTGCGCGGCGGTCGCGGTGGTGGTGGCTCATTGGTTCCAGGCGAATCCTCGGCTGATCAGTCCTTCGGGAACAGAGTTCGACTCCCTGATCACGCAAGGATCTTCCTTGTGGCAATCCCTCTCCGACGAAGAGT is a genomic window containing:
- the LOC108805857 gene encoding UDP-sugar pyrophosphorylase codes for the protein MASSVSDIFSTAPALQSNIGILSPDQIELAKILLENGQSHLFLHWSEPGVCDKEKLAFFDQIARLNSSYPGGLAAYIKTAKELLADSKLGKNPYDGFSPSVPSGENLTFGDDSFIEMEKRGVVEARKATFVLVAGGLGERLGYNGIKVALPRETTTGTCFLQHYIESILALQEASHKVASDGSQTDIPFIIMTSDDTHSRTQDLLELNSYFGMKPTQVHLLKQEKVACLDDNDARLALDSNNKYKIQTKPHGHGDVHSLLYTSGLLDKWLDAGLKWVLFFQDTNGLLFNAIPASLGVSATKQYHVNSLAVPRKAKEAIGGITKLTHADGRSMVINVEYNQLDPLLRASGFPDGDVNSETGYSPFPGNINQLILELGPYKEELQKTGGAIKEFVNPKYKDSTKTSFKSSTRLECMMQDYPKTLPPTARVGFTVMDIWLAYAPVKNNPEDAAKVPKGNPYHSATSGEMAIYRANSRILQKAGVKVEEPVKQVLNGQEVEVWSRITWKPKWGMIFSDIKTKVSGNCEISQRSTMAIKGRNVLVENLSLDGALIVDSIDDAEVKLGGSIKNNGWTMETVDYKDTSVPEEIRIRGFRFNKVEQLEKKFTQPGKFSLED
- the LOC108809305 gene encoding uncharacterized protein LOC108809305, producing the protein MAKKVRKLHVSVKQMRLHGLPVVLGGETAAKNVSAMVELKWKGPVSGFGLGLVPFYRSNRPVNHTTSKPIALGASHVEWEEEFERVCCIVGPWNLSFTVFYGETTDAKNKKAIVGKASLDLAELASKLESTVERTLPIRSKGLLWKEATLVVNVTFSEVRTEPDDFTQLGPVTVDSAITTNMPSRRGGGMDFDSSSSPATASNSGAVSPILGTASNSSPENQSEPGHKAGFNWWKRRRLSFSMTWRREPREEESTTKIPPVTSTESEKPATELSIEPNKWVAKDLASRDGKSKLRSEVYTASIDQRSEQAGGEAACAAVAVVVAHWFQANPRLISPSGTEFDSLITQGSSLWQSLSDEESYLTLFPDRHFDLETIVSAELRPVRVCTDKSFTGFFSPERFASLGGLMSFDQIWDEVEKEVAVASEIGESRVYVVSWNDHFFVVKAGLDGYCVIDSLGERLFEGCKQAYILKFDDSSLMYEKEGGASSSEEEKLVCKGKECCREYIKRFLAAIPVAELAAKEEKGDVVDVSLLHEKLQIDLHHIMLIGD